The following are encoded together in the Apus apus isolate bApuApu2 chromosome 7, bApuApu2.pri.cur, whole genome shotgun sequence genome:
- the SAMD13 gene encoding sterile alpha motif domain-containing protein 13 isoform X1, with the protein MWDVHKETEEALHTFGDSLPGFVLCSSVENGRPPDPADWAVIDVVNYFRTAGFEEQANAFQEQEIDGKSLLLMTRNDVLTGLSLKLGPALKIYEYHVKPLQTQHLKNNSL; encoded by the exons ATGTGGGATGtgcacaaagaaacagaagaggctCTGCATACATTTGGTGATTCCTTGCCTGGATTTGTGCTTTGCAGTTCAGTAGAGAATGGGAGACCTCCGGATCCTGCCGACTGGGCTGTTATCGACGTTGTGAATTATTTCAGAACAGCTGGATTTGAAGAACAAGCCAATGCTTTTCAAGAACAG GAAATTGATGGCAAATCATTACTGTTGATGACAAGAAATGATGTACTGACTGGACTTTCATTAAAACTGGGGCCTGCGCTGAAAATCTATGAGTATCACGTAAAACCTCTACAGACACAGCATCTAAAGAACAACTCCTTATAG
- the SAMD13 gene encoding sterile alpha motif domain-containing protein 13 isoform X2, which produces MLTVDMENKENGSLDVKNSVENGRPPDPADWAVIDVVNYFRTAGFEEQANAFQEQEIDGKSLLLMTRNDVLTGLSLKLGPALKIYEYHVKPLQTQHLKNNSL; this is translated from the exons ATGCTAACTGTTGacatggaaaacaaggaaaatggCTCTCTGGATGTCAAAAA TTCAGTAGAGAATGGGAGACCTCCGGATCCTGCCGACTGGGCTGTTATCGACGTTGTGAATTATTTCAGAACAGCTGGATTTGAAGAACAAGCCAATGCTTTTCAAGAACAG GAAATTGATGGCAAATCATTACTGTTGATGACAAGAAATGATGTACTGACTGGACTTTCATTAAAACTGGGGCCTGCGCTGAAAATCTATGAGTATCACGTAAAACCTCTACAGACACAGCATCTAAAGAACAACTCCTTATAG